In a single window of the Metopolophium dirhodum isolate CAU chromosome 2, ASM1992520v1, whole genome shotgun sequence genome:
- the LOC132939716 gene encoding uncharacterized protein LOC132939716, translated as MNTLVIGLSFSLICYLSGHEEKKPHWSKETMDLEALPLKKLLEMKKELRIKDERSVRRTDDEVAAVTAEEDAPNAMALRRTTDVLRSSAAGGSMQTAFQMSLTVLSFLAFGGYLISLVAQNMRKPSPSLDGATAPHPLKAVVVNRNKRPGLLLRPSGPTTTVSFGRRKRSRRFPRTTVVCSE; from the exons TAAGCTTTTCGCTGATATGTTATTTAAGCGGACATGAAGAAAAAAAACCCCATTGGAGCAAAGAAACTATGGATTTAGAAGCATTGccgttaaaaaaattgttagaaaTGAAAAAAGAACTTCGGATAAAAg ATGAACGTTCAGTACGACGGACGGACGATGAGGTGGCAGCGGTTACAGCGGAAGAAGACGCACCAAACGCCATGGCCTTGCGCAGGACCACGGACGTTCTGCGCTCGTCGGCGGCCGGTGGTTCGATGCAAACGGCCTTTCAGATGTCCCTTACCGTCCTGTCGTTTCTAGCGTTCGGCGGCTACCTGATCAGTCTGGTCGCACAGAACATGCGCAAACCGTCGCCATCGCTGGACGGCGCCACGGCGCCGCATCCGCTCAAGGCCGTGGTGGTCAACCGGAACAAACGGCCGGGCCTGTTGCTCAGACCGTCCGGCCCCACGACCACGGTCAGCTTTGGCCGGCGCAAGCGGAGCCGGAGGTTCCCGCGAACCACTGTGGTCTGTTCTGAGTag
- the LOC132939685 gene encoding galactosylgalactosylxylosylprotein 3-beta-glucuronosyltransferase I has translation MSNYNSNYKFLDMFNKKKIVFFFGFFTLLIFWFIGIRSRDASQYQILKQTLEHTKEELKIKSINYNILKERFESICDKWQPNIPVIYAITPTYKRPVQKAELTRLSNTFRLVNNFHWIIVEDSEMKTSLVANLLYKSNLNYTHLAIGTPAEWKRKLKEPKWKKPRGVKQRNKALEWLRINRANINDEGIIFFADDDNTYSVDLFNEMRTVKGVGVWPVGLVGGLLVEKPLINSKGKVIGWNSAWRPERPFPVDMAGFAINLRLLRNHPNAVFSWDVSRGFQESAILSQVTTVEQLEPMADNCSKVYVWHTRTEEPILKAEEKLKNRGLRSDMNIEV, from the exons ATGAGTAATTATAATTCTAACTATAAGTTTTTGgacatgtttaataaaaaaaaaatagtatttttttttggttttttcactttacttattttttggtttattggAATTCGAAGTAGAG atgcatcacaatatcaaattttaaaacaaacattggAACACACAAAAGAAGAA ttaaaaatcaaatctataaattataatattttaaaagaaagatTTGAAAGTATATGTGATAAATGGCAACCAAACATTCCAGTTATATATGCCATCACACCTACCTACAAAAGACCTGTACAAAAAGCAGAACTAACAAG atTGTCTAACACTTTTCGTCTTGTAAATAATTTCCATTGGATTATTGTTGAAGATTCTGAAATGAAAACATCACTTGTAGCCAATTTgctttataaaagtaatttaaattatacacacTTAGCCATAGGAACACCAGCTGAATGGAAgagaaaattaaaa GAACCTAAATGGAAGAAACCTAGAGGAGTTAAACAAcgaaacaaagcgttagaatgGTTAAGAATTAACAGAGCTAATATAAATGATGAagggataattttttttgctgaTGATGATAACACATATAGTgttgatttatttaatgaa atGCGAACTGTAAAAGGTGTTGGTGTTTGGCCAGTTGGTCTTGTTGGTGGTCTTTTAGTAGAAAAAccattaataaatagtaaaggTAAAGTAATTGGTTGGAATAGTGCTTGGAGACCAGAACGACCATTTCCTGTTGATATGGCAGGTTTTGCCATTAATTTAAGACTTTTACGTAATCATCCGAATGCTGTGTTTTCATGGGATGTCAGTCGAGGTTTCCAGGAAAGTGCCATACTTTCACAAGTAACCACTGTAGAACAATTGGAGCCTATGGCAGATAACTGCTCAAAA gTGTATGTTTGGCATACAAGAACTGAAGAACCAATACTAAAAGCAgaagaaaaacttaaaaaccgTGGACTACGATCAGACATGAATATTGAAGTTTAA